ttctcttctttttcataATGGTAACATTCCACCAAATTGATTAGCATATCCAAGGAACTTCACTTCTACTTATAACTTCCTCTCGTGTCTTCTATAATCTTCAAAATTTCTTgcaattttctcaacaaccaaacacAATCCTTTCTCAAGAAACCCCCATCACTTTCCCTTCTTCTcacagaaaaaaaaacaaaaaaaaaaaacaaaaaaaaacaaaaaatggtgAAAGCTTTCTGTTCTTCCTTGAAAGACCTACAAGTAAAAGGTTGTTGAAAGAAATGAGAAACCCACTAAGATTTTTGAGCATTTATGGTTCTGTTTGGGGAAATGGAAAAACAGTAGCGGACTTCATGGAGCATAATGAGTTTCTGGCTGAGGAAATGATAAAGATGAACTAACTTTCTCCAGGTAAGATTTACAGATCAAAAGTGCACTACAAAAAGTAATGGAAGAATCTGAAATTTGCGTTTAGGatttgattttgagtttttgagttttgagttttgagttttgaaatGATAATGTCAATGTATGGAATGATATGCAAACTTTTTCTTTCCACTTTCCTTCCATAATGAGCAATAGTTTTGCTATGAGTGGCTTTGAAGTaaatctctttcttcttttccacTAATCATGAATATCATTTACCAATTATCAAGAAAAATCCACTTTGGTCAGGAAAAAATGACATCCTAACATaatcctctctctctctcttacacAGCTGTTTTTGGTTTTCCTTCTTTGATTTGTTTCTTTTCATCCAAATCAGGCACTGATTTTGTGCAAAatatttcaaacttttgaaaaggttgatgattttggagtatttgtttttcctttcctCTGATTTTAGATGTTTGGATTGTAGTGCAAGCAATCCGCTGCCAAGAATGGAGCTATCCGTCGATTAGATCATACATATACTGAGGATTCCTAACCTCCTTGAGATGGCATTTTAGTCTCATTCTAATGGATAAGTGTTCTGTTTATCCTCATTCCCTGTTGATGTTTCTATTCATTTTGAGTCTATTTGTTCCAAGCCTGCCTCTACCGACCGAAACTCGAGCATTGCTTCGTTTCAAAGAGAATCTCAAAGACCCGACGGGTTTTCTTCATTCTTGGATTGATTCTGAATCTCCTTGTGGATTCTCTGGGATTACTTGTGATCGAGTTTCCGGGAAGGTCGTAGAAATTTCCTTGGAAAACAAGTCACTTTCTGGTGAGATTTCTCCCTCCATTTCTATTCTGCAAAGTCTCACGACACTTTCATTGGCTTCAAACCACATTTCTGGGGAGCTTCCCTACCAACTGATCAACTGTAGCAATCTTAGAGTATTGAATCTCACTGATAATGAAATGGTTAAGAGGATTCCTGATCTTTCTCAGCTGAGAAAATTGGAGGTTCTAGATCTATCGATCAACTTCTTTTCTGGCCAGTTCCCAATCTGGGTTGGAAATTTAACTGGATTGGTTTCTCTAGGACTTGGTGAAAATGAGTTCGAGGCTGGTGAGATACCAGAATCTATTGGAAATTTGAAGAACTTAAGTTGGCTATATCTAGCAAATGCACAATTGAGAGGGGAAATACCAGAGTCTCTCTTTGAATTGAAGGCATTAGAGACATTGGATCTTTCAAGGAACAAGCTTTCTGGTAAACTCTCCAAGTCAATATCCAAGTTGCAAAATTTGAATAAACTTGAGCTTTTTGTTAACAAATTGACTGGAGAGATCCCACCAGAGATTTCAAACCTTGCCCTTCTGCAAGAAATTGATATTTCTgcaaataatttgtatggtcaGTTGCCAGAAGAGGTTGGGAACCTGAGGAATTTGGTGGTTTTTCAGTTGTATGAAAACAATTTCTCTGGAAAGCTTCCGGAAGGATTTGGAAATATGCAAAACCTTATTGCATTCTCAATCTATAGGAACAATTTTTCTGGAGAATTTCCAGTAAACTTCGGCAGATTCGCTCCGCTCGACAGCATCGACATATCTGAGAACCAATTTTCAGGGAACTTCCCTAATTTCTTGTGTGAGAATAGGAAGTTGCAATTCTTACTTGCTCTGGGAAATAGATTTTCAGGTGAGCTGCCTCTTTCTTTAGCTGAGTGCAAATCACTGCAAAGATTCAGAATCAATAATAATCAAATGTCTGGCAGGATTCCAGATGGGGTATGGGCTCTTCCTAACGcaaaaatgattgattttagTGATAATGAATTCACTGGAATTATATCCCCAAACATTGGTTTATCTACCAGCTTGAGCCAGTTGGTTTTGCCAAACAATAAGTTTTCAGGTAACCTTCCATCAGAGCTTGGCAAGTTGACAAATTTAGAGAGGCTTTACTTGAGTAATAACGACTTCGATGGAGAAATACCTTCTGAAATTGGTTTCCTCAGACAACTTTCATCATTACACCTGGAAGTAAATTCTTTGAATGGGTCAATCCCATTAGAGATTGGTAATTGTGAAAGACTTGTCGACATAAATTTTGCTCAAAACTCTCTTAGTGGTAGcattccatcttcattttcatcaatcaGCTCCTTAAACTCCCTGAACCTCTCAAGCAACAGACTTTCAGGCATAATCCCAGAATCCTTGGAGAAGATGAAACTAAGTTCGATCGATTTGTCGGGAAATCAGCTGTCCGGAAGAGTTCCATCCAGTCTTCTGGCAATGAGTGGAGACAAAGCATTTTTGGACAACAAAGAACTCTGTGTTGATGAAAACTACAGAGAGAAGATAAACACCAGCCTGGTTACTTGTACTGGAAAGCATAGTCAGAAAGGGGTGCTTAAAGATAAACTTGTATTTTTCAGTATCATAGTTTCCATCTTGGTTTGTGTATTGGCAGGGTTAGTGTTGGTAAGTTGTAATTACTTGAAGCTCAGTGAGACTGGCCTAGAGACCAATCAGGAAGGGGACCAACAAGGAGctccaaaatggaaaattgCATCATTCCATCAAATGGAAATTGATGCAGATGAAATATGCAGCTTTGAAGAAGACAATTTGATAGGAAGTGGAGGAACGGGAAAAGTTTATCGGTTGGATCTGAAGAAAAATGGTGGTACAGTGGCTGTTAAGCAGCTCTGGAAAGGAGATGCAATGAAGGTTTTGGCTGCAGAAATGGAGATTCTGGGAAAGATAAGGCATAGAAACATCTTGAAGCTCTATGCCTGCTTAATGAGAGAAGGATCTAGTTATCTAGTTTTTGAATATATGACCCATGGCAACCTGTGTGAAGCACTTCAGAGACCGATCAAAGGTGGACAGCCTGAATTGAACTGGTATCAGAGGTACAGGATTGCATTGGGAGCAGCAAGGGGAATTGCTTACTTGCACCATGATTGTTCACCACCTATAATTCATAGGGATATAAAATCAACAAACATACTTCTTGATGAAGATTACGAACCAAAAATTGCTGATTTTGGGGTTGCAAAAGTTGCTGATCAGTTTCAAAGTGTTTCTGAGCACAGCTCTCTTGCTGGCACTCATGGTTATATTGCTCCTGGTGAGTTTTATATCTTTCCAATTACCTCCCCATTTTTATTACCATTAGATTTTACTTGAAGCAACTGATCATTAAAATAACCTCTCTCTTGCAACACAAATT
This genomic window from Benincasa hispida cultivar B227 chromosome 4, ASM972705v1, whole genome shotgun sequence contains:
- the LOC120075430 gene encoding receptor protein-tyrosine kinase CEPR2 — its product is MDKCSVYPHSLLMFLFILSLFVPSLPLPTETRALLRFKENLKDPTGFLHSWIDSESPCGFSGITCDRVSGKVVEISLENKSLSGEISPSISILQSLTTLSLASNHISGELPYQLINCSNLRVLNLTDNEMVKRIPDLSQLRKLEVLDLSINFFSGQFPIWVGNLTGLVSLGLGENEFEAGEIPESIGNLKNLSWLYLANAQLRGEIPESLFELKALETLDLSRNKLSGKLSKSISKLQNLNKLELFVNKLTGEIPPEISNLALLQEIDISANNLYGQLPEEVGNLRNLVVFQLYENNFSGKLPEGFGNMQNLIAFSIYRNNFSGEFPVNFGRFAPLDSIDISENQFSGNFPNFLCENRKLQFLLALGNRFSGELPLSLAECKSLQRFRINNNQMSGRIPDGVWALPNAKMIDFSDNEFTGIISPNIGLSTSLSQLVLPNNKFSGNLPSELGKLTNLERLYLSNNDFDGEIPSEIGFLRQLSSLHLEVNSLNGSIPLEIGNCERLVDINFAQNSLSGSIPSSFSSISSLNSLNLSSNRLSGIIPESLEKMKLSSIDLSGNQLSGRVPSSLLAMSGDKAFLDNKELCVDENYREKINTSLVTCTGKHSQKGVLKDKLVFFSIIVSILVCVLAGLVLVSCNYLKLSETGLETNQEGDQQGAPKWKIASFHQMEIDADEICSFEEDNLIGSGGTGKVYRLDLKKNGGTVAVKQLWKGDAMKVLAAEMEILGKIRHRNILKLYACLMREGSSYLVFEYMTHGNLCEALQRPIKGGQPELNWYQRYRIALGAARGIAYLHHDCSPPIIHRDIKSTNILLDEDYEPKIADFGVAKVADQFQSVSEHSSLAGTHGYIAPELAYTPKVSEKSDVYSYGVVLLELITGRRPIEDEYGEGKDIVYWISTHLDDRDNVLKLLDIKVASQAVQNDMIKVLKIAVLCTTKLPSLRPSMREVVKMLSDADPYSSSMSLNNSSNKNVKDFV